The following are encoded together in the Deltaproteobacteria bacterium genome:
- the alr gene encoding alanine racemase, whose protein sequence is MDLFRKTFAEIDLQALENNINWIKDQFPKNSFFCPMVKGNAYGHGDYIIAKSLSGMGIPYLGVCLIEEALWLKRAGIETPLVVFRGFDNEGAKEIIANDFIPIVSQWEQLEYLENNIKDKSILIHLKFDTGMNRLGFSEKDAKKIFDRLWKNKKLRLKGILTHLYFGEDFLVEEGHSQRQIKAIMGIAKIFKCYNPVLHVFNTAGIVGAYLKPQPEFHTFGLRPGLLIYGYAAPMLNHSQPFDFLKPVMSLKSHVSDIKMISKGQGISYSHTWKATKDSIIGIIPIGYADGVHRLLSNRGEVIVKNYKAPIIGNICMDYLMVDLTEISQIQPVRKNETVILLGQSEDRKLFIGAQEVAAKAQTITWEILTSIGIRVPRLVI, encoded by the coding sequence TGGTAAAAGGAAATGCTTACGGTCATGGTGATTATATTATTGCTAAGTCTTTAAGTGGGATGGGCATTCCCTATTTAGGGGTTTGCTTGATTGAAGAAGCTTTGTGGCTGAAGCGAGCCGGAATTGAAACGCCCTTGGTTGTTTTCAGAGGTTTTGATAATGAAGGGGCAAAAGAAATTATTGCTAATGACTTTATCCCTATTGTAAGTCAGTGGGAACAATTAGAGTATCTGGAGAATAACATCAAGGATAAGTCGATTTTAATTCATCTTAAATTTGATACGGGGATGAATCGTCTGGGTTTTTCAGAAAAGGACGCTAAAAAAATTTTTGATCGGTTATGGAAGAACAAAAAATTAAGATTAAAAGGCATTTTAACTCATCTTTATTTTGGCGAAGACTTTTTAGTTGAAGAAGGTCATTCACAACGTCAAATCAAGGCTATCATGGGAATTGCTAAAATCTTTAAGTGCTATAATCCAGTTCTTCATGTGTTTAACACTGCAGGGATTGTGGGAGCTTATTTAAAACCTCAACCAGAATTCCATACTTTTGGATTGCGACCTGGCCTTTTAATTTATGGCTATGCAGCGCCAATGTTAAATCACTCACAGCCTTTTGATTTTTTAAAACCAGTGATGAGTCTCAAATCTCATGTCAGCGATATTAAGATGATTTCAAAGGGGCAAGGCATTTCTTACTCCCATACTTGGAAGGCTACAAAAGACTCAATTATTGGGATCATTCCCATCGGCTATGCAGATGGGGTTCATCGCTTACTTTCCAATAGGGGGGAAGTGATTGTTAAGAATTATAAAGCTCCAATTATAGGAAACATTTGTATGGACTATCTGATGGTTGATCTGACGGAGATTTCGCAAATACAGCCGGTTCGTAAAAATGAGACGGTTATTTTGCTGGGGCAAAGCGAGGATCGTAAATTATTTATTGGAGCCCAAGAAGTAGCGGCTAAGGCACAGACGATTACCTGGGAAATTTTGACCAGCATAGGAATAAGAGTTCCTCGACTTGTTATTTAA
- a CDS encoding ABC transporter permease codes for MVNAFKDFITETGMMMMFLSSSLRLLFVKPNRFSEVIKHMEFIGNKSVGIISLTSLFTGLALSFQVYLGFKIINAVNMVGPTVALGITRELGPVLTGLIVAARAGGAMAARLGTMRVNEQIDALDVMGINTRQYLIAPRIAAAILCMPMLTAIFDFIAMVGSYFLVVHLVELDEAIFLQKIRETLEMRHIMEGLIKSAVFGLVFGLICTFRGFYTTGGAKGVGEATNRGVVMSMVLIIVLDYFLTNIIRLYYIIQGVG; via the coding sequence ATGGTAAACGCATTCAAAGATTTTATAACAGAAACGGGAATGATGATGATGTTTTTATCTTCATCATTGCGGTTATTATTTGTTAAACCAAATAGATTCTCTGAAGTTATCAAACACATGGAATTTATTGGAAATAAATCTGTAGGAATTATTTCATTAACTTCGCTTTTTACGGGGTTAGCTCTATCTTTTCAAGTCTATCTTGGATTTAAAATTATAAACGCTGTTAATATGGTAGGGCCAACTGTAGCTCTTGGAATCACTCGTGAGTTAGGCCCTGTTCTGACTGGTTTGATCGTCGCGGCTAGAGCTGGTGGAGCTATGGCCGCGAGATTGGGAACGATGCGGGTGAATGAACAAATTGACGCCTTAGATGTCATGGGCATTAATACCAGACAATACCTGATTGCTCCGCGTATTGCTGCGGCGATTCTTTGCATGCCCATGTTAACGGCAATTTTTGATTTTATTGCGATGGTTGGAAGTTATTTTCTAGTGGTTCATTTAGTTGAGCTTGATGAAGCCATTTTTTTGCAAAAGATTCGTGAAACTCTAGAAATGAGACATATTATGGAAGGTCTAATTAAATCAGCTGTATTTGGTTTAGTCTTTGGTTTAATTTGCACCTTTAGGGGATTTTATACAACGGGGGGAGCGAAGGGTGTTGGCGAGGCAACCAATCGTGGAGTTGTTATGAGTATGGTATTGATCATTGTTTTAGATTACTTCTTAACAAATATTATTAGGCTCTACTATATAATTCAAGGGGTAGGTTGA
- a CDS encoding ATP-binding cassette domain-containing protein, giving the protein MESAVRLSDVKKTFDGHDYVLKGMSLEIPKGSLTAIIGFSGTGKSVMLKHILGLFKPSSGKIEVLGTDISTLNPDQLTKFRCHFGVLFQSAALFDDMTVLENVCFPLIEHKREIPMKRVLEIAEEKLRLVGLDTKHFQKLPSQISGGMQKRTGLARALALDPEILVYDEPTTGLDPILTEMVDNLILETHKHIKGTTSIMVSHDLFAAFRIADYVAMLDAGRVLLFGKPEDFYKSEIELVKKFVAKGMKHQ; this is encoded by the coding sequence ATGGAATCAGCCGTTAGGTTATCCGATGTGAAAAAAACCTTTGATGGTCATGATTATGTTTTAAAAGGAATGAGTCTTGAGATACCTAAGGGTTCTTTGACGGCTATTATCGGTTTTTCAGGAACGGGAAAGTCAGTCATGTTAAAACATATATTGGGATTATTTAAACCCAGTTCTGGAAAAATTGAGGTTCTTGGAACAGATATTTCAACATTAAATCCTGATCAATTAACCAAATTTCGGTGTCATTTTGGTGTTTTGTTTCAGTCGGCGGCCTTGTTTGATGACATGACGGTTTTAGAAAATGTTTGTTTTCCATTAATTGAACACAAACGAGAAATTCCCATGAAGAGAGTGCTTGAAATTGCAGAGGAAAAATTAAGATTAGTTGGGTTGGATACGAAACATTTTCAAAAACTACCAAGTCAGATAAGCGGAGGCATGCAAAAACGAACGGGTCTGGCGCGGGCTTTAGCCCTAGATCCAGAAATATTAGTTTATGATGAACCAACAACAGGTTTAGATCCCATTCTTACTGAAATGGTTGATAATCTAATACTAGAAACGCATAAACATATCAAAGGAACCACATCTATAATGGTGAGTCATGATCTTTTTGCAGCTTTTCGAATTGCCGATTATGTCGCCATGTTAGATGCTGGACGTGTTTTATTATTTGGAAAACCCGAAGATTTTTATAAGAGCGAAATTGAACTGGTGAAAAAATTTGTAGCTAAAGGAATGAAACATCAATGA
- a CDS encoding MCE family protein: protein MKFWSTSEFKVGALVVFVGGLIGVMSMQVSDDPSFMGRSRKAWFLLDNAAGLIKNSGVKTAGIPIGIVKDIKLQDGKARVDISIRSDIPLTTSASVEIKSIGILGDKHVEVFPGSPSDTPLADSGQILIVKDKGSLDNVMAQVGDIAGSLKDVAVVLKESISDDGTQKHVLGRIVKNIEKITVDISEITSENKEQIGEIVDQVNDVTRTLDELINDETDEGLKKTWKKTLVRLDSAMKNIDEISAKINKGEGTIGKLINDETTVEELNTAIQGVSGLFDTAGRIQTGFDYHADYLSNVGSTKSNIGIVIQPGLDRYYYLGIIDDPAGVVDREEATVSSGGSVISDTSTVKRYKNKTKFSALFAKNFYDFTLKAGLIENAGGFGFDYHFLNKKLRFSFEAFNLEKANLRVSARYNLFHGLYLIAGQQDLLNKDNQQSSYLGAGLFLTNDDLKLLLTKSPF, encoded by the coding sequence ATGAAGTTTTGGAGTACCTCAGAATTTAAAGTAGGGGCTTTGGTTGTTTTCGTCGGAGGACTCATCGGGGTCATGTCGATGCAAGTGAGTGATGATCCTAGTTTTATGGGAAGATCCAGAAAAGCTTGGTTTCTTTTAGATAATGCGGCGGGATTGATTAAAAATTCAGGAGTTAAAACAGCAGGGATTCCCATAGGAATTGTTAAGGATATTAAATTACAAGACGGCAAAGCGCGAGTGGATATTAGTATCCGATCGGATATTCCTTTAACCACGTCGGCATCTGTTGAAATTAAATCAATTGGAATACTTGGTGATAAACATGTGGAAGTTTTCCCTGGCTCTCCATCAGATACCCCCCTTGCTGATTCTGGGCAAATTCTTATTGTTAAGGACAAGGGTTCTTTGGATAATGTGATGGCCCAGGTCGGTGATATTGCAGGGTCTTTAAAAGACGTTGCTGTTGTTCTTAAAGAGTCCATATCTGACGACGGAACTCAAAAACATGTTTTGGGTCGAATTGTAAAAAATATTGAAAAAATCACGGTGGATATCAGCGAGATCACATCTGAAAATAAAGAACAAATTGGTGAAATTGTCGATCAAGTTAATGATGTGACGAGGACTCTTGATGAGTTGATTAATGACGAAACGGATGAAGGGTTAAAGAAAACCTGGAAGAAAACACTGGTTCGCTTAGATAGCGCCATGAAAAATATTGATGAAATTTCCGCTAAAATTAATAAAGGTGAAGGGACTATTGGTAAACTCATTAATGATGAAACAACAGTTGAAGAGCTAAACACCGCCATTCAAGGGGTGAGTGGATTGTTTGATACCGCCGGCCGTATTCAAACTGGCTTTGATTATCACGCTGACTATCTTTCAAATGTGGGATCAACAAAATCAAATATTGGTATTGTGATACAACCAGGTCTTGATAGATACTATTATTTGGGAATTATCGATGATCCGGCCGGTGTTGTAGATAGAGAAGAAGCCACTGTTTCCAGCGGTGGAAGTGTGATTTCTGATACGAGTACGGTAAAGAGATATAAAAATAAAACAAAGTTTTCAGCATTATTTGCTAAAAACTTTTACGATTTTACGTTGAAGGCAGGTTTAATTGAAAATGCTGGTGGTTTTGGTTTTGATTATCATTTTCTAAATAAAAAACTAAGATTTAGCTTTGAGGCCTTTAATTTAGAAAAGGCAAACCTAAGAGTTTCGGCTCGGTATAATTTATTCCATGGCCTTTACCTCATTGCTGGCCAGCAAGATCTTTTAAATAAGGATAATCAACAATCCTCCTATCTTGGTGCTGGATTGTTTCTTACTAATGATGATTTAAAGCTGCTTTTAACAAAATCTCCTTTTTAA
- the purH gene encoding bifunctional phosphoribosylaminoimidazolecarboxamide formyltransferase/IMP cyclohydrolase, with protein MYKRALVSVSNKEGLVDLLKPLVKQGLSLVSTGGTAKFLTENGFKVTDVSEVTHFPEVMDGRVKTLHPNVHMGLLARGDNPEDLQILKKFNVEMFDLVIVNLYPFEESLKKNLSSIEMIEKIDIGGPSMLRSAAKNFSRISVVCDPKDYSEVLAKSSQDLEFKKKLAAKVFYHTSQYDSLIASYLDPENKDFLIVSGRLVKKLRYGENPSQEAYWYQNINTRGGFQDYEMIQGKELSYNNLLDLDSAFKLCLEIGGLNAVAVKHNNPCGVTYGINSDQIIQNLVKTDPVSIFGGIVACNFEIGKSHAEKLNEIFLECIIAPCFSPESLAVFEKKKNLRLIRFNMDFIKTVKWHQKNIKSILGGILIQDEDSYLAETASWQFFGQKPEAKLAQDMLFGEKVCGFLKSNSIALVDSGKTIGLGMGQVNRIDAVEQAIGRALKYHQITENTVLISDAFFPFKDSIELIAKNKIKWVLQPGGSIKDNEVIERARELDVQLIFSGKRHFRH; from the coding sequence ATGTACAAAAGAGCATTAGTTAGTGTTTCCAACAAAGAGGGTCTTGTTGATCTCTTAAAACCTTTAGTAAAGCAAGGTCTGAGCCTAGTTTCAACGGGTGGAACCGCCAAATTTTTAACAGAAAATGGATTTAAAGTAACGGATGTTTCAGAGGTGACTCATTTTCCAGAAGTGATGGATGGGCGGGTAAAAACTCTTCATCCAAATGTGCATATGGGGTTACTAGCAAGAGGTGATAATCCAGAGGACTTGCAAATTTTAAAAAAATTTAATGTTGAAATGTTTGATCTCGTCATCGTTAACTTATATCCCTTTGAAGAGTCACTAAAGAAAAATCTATCTTCAATAGAAATGATTGAAAAAATAGATATTGGTGGTCCCTCCATGTTGCGATCTGCAGCAAAAAATTTTTCACGCATTTCTGTGGTTTGTGATCCAAAAGACTATTCAGAAGTTTTAGCAAAAAGTTCTCAGGATCTTGAATTCAAAAAAAAATTAGCAGCTAAGGTTTTCTATCATACAAGTCAGTATGATTCATTAATTGCTTCCTATTTAGATCCAGAAAATAAAGATTTTTTAATTGTCTCGGGAAGATTGGTTAAAAAACTGAGGTATGGAGAAAACCCATCGCAAGAAGCCTATTGGTATCAAAATATAAATACCCGAGGCGGTTTTCAGGATTATGAGATGATTCAAGGAAAGGAATTATCCTATAATAATTTATTAGATTTAGACTCTGCATTTAAATTGTGTTTAGAAATTGGAGGATTGAATGCTGTTGCCGTTAAACATAATAATCCTTGTGGTGTCACTTATGGAATAAACAGCGACCAAATTATTCAGAATTTAGTTAAAACAGATCCCGTGAGTATTTTTGGGGGAATTGTGGCCTGCAATTTCGAAATAGGCAAATCTCATGCTGAAAAATTGAATGAAATATTTTTAGAATGCATTATTGCCCCTTGCTTTAGTCCAGAATCCCTAGCTGTTTTTGAGAAAAAAAAGAATTTAAGGCTCATTCGATTTAATATGGATTTTATAAAAACAGTTAAGTGGCATCAAAAAAATATAAAATCCATTTTAGGTGGGATTTTAATTCAAGATGAAGATAGTTATCTCGCGGAAACTGCTTCCTGGCAGTTTTTCGGTCAGAAGCCAGAAGCAAAGTTGGCTCAGGATATGTTGTTTGGAGAAAAAGTTTGTGGTTTTTTAAAGTCCAATAGCATTGCCTTAGTTGATTCAGGTAAAACAATTGGTCTGGGAATGGGGCAAGTAAATAGAATTGATGCCGTTGAGCAAGCCATTGGTCGAGCCCTAAAATACCATCAAATCACAGAAAATACGGTATTAATTTCTGATGCCTTTTTTCCTTTTAAGGATTCAATCGAGCTGATCGCAAAAAACAAAATTAAATGGGTCTTGCAACCTGGTGGAAGTATTAAGGATAATGAAGTCATTGAAAGAGCCAGGGAACTGGATGTTCAATTAATTTTTAGTGGCAAAAGACATTTTAGACATTAA